One Novipirellula caenicola DNA segment encodes these proteins:
- a CDS encoding SMP-30/gluconolactonase/LRE family protein has product MRNFSFVALSTLLAPLMLCAATACAQTPTTLGRIERLDPALDARISEDTKIEVLASGFTWCEGPVWVSDAAEGYLLFSDIPRNSIFRWTASRGIELYMQPSGYTGISYYGLEPGSNGLALDSEGRLVACEHGDRRVSLLTRGGGKITLADRFEGRRLNSPNDLVFGDGGVLYFTDPPYGLPERASDPRRELDFCGIYRLDPDGKLNLLTKQLARPNGIGLSPDQKTLYVAQSDPAAPVWMAFPINDDKSLGEGKVLLDAKRFMAEYPGLPDGLDVAKDGTIYGSGPGAIYVIQPDGKLIGRIITEGRVSNCTLSDDEKTLYITADDKVCRVRLK; this is encoded by the coding sequence ATGCGAAATTTCTCTTTCGTTGCTCTGTCCACCCTGCTCGCTCCGCTGATGCTATGTGCGGCGACCGCGTGCGCTCAAACGCCAACCACATTGGGGCGAATCGAGCGACTCGATCCCGCTCTTGATGCTCGGATTTCCGAGGATACGAAGATCGAGGTATTGGCCAGCGGATTCACTTGGTGCGAGGGCCCGGTTTGGGTCAGCGATGCGGCCGAAGGGTATTTGTTGTTCTCGGATATCCCACGCAACTCGATCTTCCGCTGGACAGCGTCGCGAGGTATCGAATTGTACATGCAGCCAAGCGGCTATACCGGGATTAGCTACTACGGGCTTGAACCCGGCAGCAATGGATTGGCATTGGATTCCGAGGGTCGTCTGGTCGCTTGCGAGCACGGGGATCGCCGGGTGTCTTTGCTGACGCGAGGTGGTGGCAAGATCACGCTAGCCGATCGTTTTGAAGGTCGACGTTTGAACAGCCCGAATGATTTGGTGTTCGGTGACGGCGGCGTGCTGTACTTTACCGACCCACCGTATGGACTTCCCGAACGAGCATCGGATCCCCGTCGCGAGCTCGATTTTTGTGGGATCTATCGGCTGGATCCCGATGGCAAGTTGAATCTGCTAACCAAGCAGCTGGCTCGTCCCAATGGGATCGGACTCTCACCGGATCAAAAAACGCTTTACGTCGCTCAGAGTGATCCTGCGGCTCCGGTATGGATGGCGTTTCCGATTAACGACGACAAGAGCCTTGGCGAAGGCAAAGTCTTGTTGGATGCAAAACGGTTTATGGCTGAGTACCCGGGGCTTCCCGATGGATTGGACGTTGCCAAAGACGGAACAATTTACGGCAGCGGTCCAGGGGCGATCTACGTGATTCAGCCGGACGGCAAATTGATCGGTCGAATCATCACCGAAGGCCGCGTTAGCAATTGCACGCTCAGCGACGACGAAAAGACGCTGTACATCACCGCCGACGACAAAGTGTGTCGCGTACGATTGAAGTAA
- a CDS encoding DinB family protein has protein sequence MPRYLICALLILMCCRSGEAAQGDPVAVRKWSGDMVSLETHWGLQLAIKTPDAAVGELPGGVDQTISTSDRVDHVLFREPNASDSSWLPIADATTKDANQVRVRSVGNGVVTITVDGIVVVVVHPSTTDRDIDVPDGVDVLVVASGDGSTPTDKSIAKWAAQWRPRFVIPLGIDSANETVRTLVESEQFKAKVIRQTHNTFAVSHSGNKATQSQIVLLRDTAWTMPQPLAEEFAKMEQACRESQKVFAKLSVEQTNFRPENGTHTPRWNAEHMMGRQLLFFSQIYHAIDPAIPTLDLNPKQMPPDYEFAHPDWDGAEEARQMQRVSDFTRRFAYLLDGVELDTKAPGSRWPTLRALLKQMQRHYGEHTANTEKKFELPGFPK, from the coding sequence ATGCCGCGTTATTTAATTTGTGCCCTCCTGATTCTGATGTGTTGCCGATCCGGCGAAGCAGCCCAGGGCGATCCGGTCGCGGTTCGCAAATGGTCCGGCGACATGGTTTCGCTGGAAACTCACTGGGGATTGCAGTTGGCAATCAAGACGCCGGACGCGGCGGTGGGGGAGTTGCCGGGGGGCGTGGATCAAACGATCTCGACGTCCGACCGCGTGGATCATGTATTGTTTCGCGAGCCTAACGCCTCGGATTCTTCTTGGTTGCCAATTGCCGATGCCACAACCAAGGATGCGAACCAAGTTCGCGTTCGGTCGGTGGGCAACGGCGTGGTCACCATCACCGTGGACGGCATTGTAGTCGTGGTGGTCCATCCCAGCACGACTGACCGCGACATCGACGTGCCTGATGGGGTGGATGTCCTTGTGGTGGCGAGCGGCGACGGATCAACGCCGACCGATAAGTCGATCGCAAAATGGGCGGCTCAATGGCGGCCGCGTTTTGTGATTCCGCTGGGAATCGATTCGGCGAACGAAACCGTGAGAACACTGGTTGAATCGGAGCAATTCAAAGCGAAGGTCATTCGCCAAACGCACAACACGTTTGCCGTATCGCACTCGGGCAACAAAGCCACGCAGTCGCAGATCGTGCTGCTACGTGATACTGCTTGGACCATGCCGCAACCGTTGGCCGAAGAGTTTGCGAAGATGGAGCAAGCTTGTCGCGAATCGCAAAAGGTCTTTGCCAAGCTGTCCGTTGAACAAACGAACTTTCGCCCCGAAAATGGAACTCATACGCCACGTTGGAATGCAGAGCACATGATGGGACGTCAATTGTTGTTCTTTTCCCAGATCTACCATGCAATCGATCCAGCGATTCCGACGCTCGACTTGAATCCCAAACAAATGCCACCGGATTATGAGTTCGCACATCCGGATTGGGATGGGGCCGAAGAGGCTCGGCAAATGCAACGAGTCAGCGACTTCACTCGCCGCTTCGCCTACCTGCTTGACGGAGTGGAACTTGATACGAAGGCGCCTGGAAGCCGTTGGCCGACGCTGCGTGCATTGCTGAAACAAATGCAGCGTCATTACGGCGAACACACCGCCAACACCGAAAAGAAGTTTGAATTGCCGGGTTTCCCCAAGTGA
- a CDS encoding glycosyltransferase family 2 protein, whose product MIGPRFATENRDVALTIWPILTLAITALCILIGLGFIRTFYVVQWLSPTEHAASNRPRIDVIVPARNEQDDIGDAIRSILAQQDVDAQITVINDHSTDQTGAIADSIAENDPRVRVLHDPPLADGWFGKANAMQHAYRSTNRHYVVFADADVIHSPRCFITALQHMQAKPCDFLSLFPNVQLVSFWENAIVPHLMVFGLVTFLNSKLDDPDSPHAVAAGAFMLTHRDVLDTIGGLSSVRNEALDDVMLARNVKAQGFKTCIALAPQLLSVRLFKNNRDAFWGFSKNILGAVSHIAFAFPAMLVPIVVYWIPITVLLIGLYRHNPIWIASGLSAYVAQAAILVLASRLAQMHPIKALAFPLSAIPIGCCFARAIYHHVVSDGVVWRGRVIRRGTE is encoded by the coding sequence ATGATCGGCCCCCGTTTCGCAACCGAAAACCGAGACGTAGCCTTGACGATCTGGCCCATCCTTACGCTGGCGATCACCGCACTGTGCATACTGATTGGTCTCGGTTTCATCCGCACGTTCTACGTCGTTCAGTGGCTCTCGCCGACCGAGCACGCGGCCTCCAATCGACCTCGCATCGATGTGATTGTTCCGGCGCGTAATGAACAAGATGATATCGGTGACGCGATTCGCAGCATCCTGGCGCAACAGGACGTCGATGCTCAAATCACCGTGATCAATGATCATTCGACGGACCAAACCGGCGCGATCGCGGATTCGATTGCTGAAAACGATCCGCGAGTCCGTGTGCTTCACGATCCTCCGCTAGCAGACGGTTGGTTTGGCAAAGCCAACGCGATGCAACACGCGTATCGATCGACAAATCGGCACTACGTTGTTTTCGCAGATGCGGATGTGATCCATTCACCTCGCTGTTTCATCACCGCACTGCAGCACATGCAGGCAAAACCTTGCGACTTTCTCAGCTTGTTCCCCAACGTGCAACTGGTTTCATTCTGGGAAAATGCCATCGTGCCGCACCTGATGGTGTTCGGTCTTGTCACCTTTTTGAATTCGAAACTTGACGATCCCGATTCGCCTCATGCGGTAGCCGCGGGCGCATTTATGCTGACCCACCGCGACGTATTGGACACCATCGGCGGATTGTCGAGTGTTCGAAACGAAGCTCTCGATGACGTGATGTTGGCTCGAAATGTCAAAGCCCAAGGATTCAAGACGTGCATCGCGTTGGCGCCACAATTGCTGAGCGTCCGGCTCTTTAAAAACAACCGAGACGCATTTTGGGGATTCAGCAAAAACATCCTGGGCGCGGTTTCGCATATCGCGTTCGCATTCCCAGCGATGTTGGTGCCGATTGTCGTCTACTGGATCCCAATCACTGTGTTATTGATCGGTCTCTATCGGCACAACCCGATCTGGATCGCATCGGGGCTTAGTGCATACGTCGCGCAAGCTGCGATCCTGGTGTTGGCAAGTCGACTTGCTCAGATGCATCCGATCAAAGCACTCGCCTTTCCGTTGTCTGCGATCCCGATCGGCTGCTGTTTCGCGCGCGCGATCTATCACCATGTCGTTAGCGACGGGGTCGTGTGGCGAGGCCGTGTGATCCGTCGAGGCACCGAATGA
- a CDS encoding prenyltransferase/squalene oxidase repeat-containing protein: MNSITINRRSVLQKFVAAACLPLATATFAKPTFADDSLQTLYVPDEVDRAVRKAVEYLAGTQRESGALADRNHHVTMTSLAIMAMASIGTQPGDQSELGRVMQRAIDFVLTPRHQDDNGYFGKSDGSRMYGHGIITLMLTEVLGMGATVEQNERIHQALVPAIQLILAAQKVRKPELHQGGWRYEPRSTDSDLSASVWQLMALRSAKNDGMEVPGEAIDQAVQYLKASYTSPRKPRGSNVEVSGFSYTPGTHQATFTMTAAGLLAMQVCGLYDSPMVAGAADWLLEDPPQLHERYFYYGIYYYSQGMHQFGGKHAETASKLVSDLLLGAQHQTGAWQPQREEHNYGSVYATSLAVLSLSVRYHYLPIYQR; this comes from the coding sequence ATGAATTCCATCACAATCAATCGCCGAAGCGTTTTGCAAAAGTTCGTTGCCGCAGCCTGCTTGCCGCTCGCCACGGCCACCTTCGCCAAGCCGACGTTTGCGGATGACTCGCTACAAACGCTTTACGTTCCCGACGAAGTCGACCGTGCCGTCCGCAAGGCGGTCGAATACCTGGCGGGGACTCAGCGAGAAAGCGGTGCATTGGCTGATCGCAATCACCATGTCACAATGACATCGCTGGCGATCATGGCGATGGCGTCCATCGGAACTCAACCGGGAGACCAATCGGAATTGGGCCGAGTGATGCAGCGTGCCATCGATTTTGTTTTGACGCCCCGACATCAAGACGACAATGGGTACTTTGGCAAAAGCGATGGCTCGCGAATGTATGGCCACGGCATCATCACATTGATGCTGACCGAAGTGCTTGGAATGGGAGCGACGGTCGAGCAAAACGAACGAATTCATCAGGCGTTGGTGCCGGCGATCCAGTTGATTTTGGCCGCCCAAAAAGTACGCAAACCGGAATTGCATCAGGGCGGGTGGCGTTACGAACCCCGCAGCACCGATTCGGACCTGAGCGCGTCGGTTTGGCAATTGATGGCACTGCGTTCGGCCAAAAATGATGGCATGGAAGTCCCCGGTGAAGCCATCGATCAAGCGGTCCAGTACTTGAAAGCATCGTACACGTCGCCCCGAAAACCTCGCGGCAGCAACGTAGAGGTCAGCGGATTTAGCTATACCCCGGGGACGCACCAAGCCACATTTACCATGACCGCCGCCGGCTTATTGGCGATGCAGGTATGTGGACTCTATGATTCGCCGATGGTCGCGGGAGCCGCCGATTGGTTACTCGAAGATCCACCGCAACTGCATGAACGCTACTTCTATTACGGCATCTATTACTACTCGCAGGGCATGCATCAATTCGGAGGCAAACATGCTGAAACCGCCTCGAAATTGGTCTCCGACTTATTGCTAGGGGCTCAGCATCAAACCGGAGCCTGGCAACCCCAACGCGAAGAGCACAATTACGGTAGCGTCTACGCCACCTCGTTGGCGGTGCTCAGTTTGAGTGTGCGTTACCACTACCTGCCGATCTATCAGCGGTAA